The sequence below is a genomic window from Nitrospinota bacterium.
CCGCCCTGCCGGAACGCGCCGGTGGCGCCGGACCGCTCGCTCCCGCCGACCCGCTGCAATACTACCTTGCCTACATCCGCTCCATCCCCCGCCTCCCGCCCGTCGAAGAGCACCAGCTTGCGGTGCGCGTGCGCGATCACAACGATGCCGACGCCGCGCTGAAACTGGTGTCGGCCAACCTCTGGCTGGCGGTGA
It includes:
- a CDS encoding RNA polymerase subunit sigma-70, yielding MPEEKELHGEEGKAGHRSALPERAGGAGPLAPADPLQYYLAYIRSIPRLPPVEEHQLAVRVRDHNDADAALKLVSANLWLAV